One Fibrobacter sp. UWB13 DNA window includes the following coding sequences:
- the murJ gene encoding murein biosynthesis integral membrane protein MurJ: protein MNKAAIIVAVSMLLSRVLGIFREMLLAHAAGVSLEKNALDLAFMIPDILNHVVSTGFLSIIFIPIFTGYKVAGDEKAGWKFFSNVLNTFGLALLILVIPAFIWMKELIALLTVDGVTPELLERATYYGRIILPGQIFIFVGSILVAVQHTRKQFLIPSLTGLIYNIAIVGGGAAGIALSNHTGNDYGLAGFAWGVPVGAFIGFFALQIFGAKRGGVHYEFIIEPKHPDIARYFKMMLPMSLGVGSMFGLEFIIRSFGANFGTSGISSLNYAYRVMYTLVAVFGFSVSVTSYPDMARLVKEGDFPQLNRKIWKSLSRMFCILIPAVVAVWALSFPAVRILFERGAFHRETTEAISEILRWYLPVSLGLCLQAVLVRSFYACERMWVPTLLNTGIFAATIPAYILLGAPEVGLGIKSVPIIGATGAILQVISMIFMWAKKNGTDGMKDALLNMARALVAFGIMIAAAVGLDHISDDFVRNAGFVTLVVYACAAGVALFTLTLIVQRYLGSKDAKDILNELLGKVLRKLHLAH from the coding sequence ATGAATAAAGCCGCTATTATTGTTGCCGTTTCGATGCTCCTAAGCCGCGTGCTCGGGATTTTCCGTGAAATGCTCCTCGCCCACGCCGCCGGCGTGTCGCTCGAAAAAAACGCCCTTGACCTCGCCTTCATGATTCCGGACATCCTGAATCACGTGGTCAGCACTGGATTTTTGTCCATTATATTTATTCCGATTTTCACGGGCTACAAAGTCGCAGGTGACGAAAAAGCGGGCTGGAAGTTTTTCAGCAACGTGCTCAATACGTTCGGGCTTGCACTCCTGATTCTCGTGATCCCAGCGTTCATCTGGATGAAGGAACTCATCGCGCTTTTGACCGTCGACGGAGTGACTCCTGAGCTTTTGGAACGCGCGACTTACTATGGACGCATTATTCTTCCGGGGCAGATATTCATCTTTGTCGGTAGCATCCTCGTTGCCGTCCAGCACACTCGCAAGCAGTTCCTGATTCCATCTCTCACGGGTCTCATCTACAACATCGCGATTGTAGGCGGCGGTGCCGCAGGCATTGCACTCAGCAACCACACAGGCAACGATTACGGTCTCGCCGGATTTGCCTGGGGCGTTCCAGTCGGCGCATTCATCGGATTTTTCGCACTCCAGATTTTTGGTGCCAAGCGCGGCGGTGTCCATTATGAATTTATCATTGAACCGAAGCATCCGGATATCGCACGTTACTTCAAGATGATGCTCCCGATGTCTCTTGGCGTGGGCTCCATGTTCGGCCTTGAATTTATCATCCGCAGCTTTGGTGCAAACTTTGGTACAAGTGGCATTTCGAGCCTCAACTACGCCTACCGCGTCATGTACACGCTCGTCGCCGTATTCGGCTTCTCGGTCAGCGTCACGAGCTACCCCGACATGGCGCGTCTCGTCAAGGAAGGCGACTTCCCGCAACTCAACCGCAAAATCTGGAAGAGCCTCTCGCGCATGTTCTGCATCTTGATTCCAGCAGTCGTCGCCGTGTGGGCTTTGAGCTTCCCGGCAGTGCGCATCCTCTTTGAACGTGGCGCATTCCACCGCGAAACGACCGAAGCGATCTCTGAAATTCTCCGCTGGTACTTGCCCGTAAGCCTTGGGCTTTGCCTGCAGGCAGTTCTCGTCCGCAGCTTCTACGCTTGCGAACGCATGTGGGTCCCGACACTTTTGAACACCGGCATCTTTGCGGCAACCATCCCCGCCTACATTTTGCTTGGCGCCCCCGAAGTGGGGCTTGGCATCAAGAGCGTCCCGATTATCGGCGCTACAGGCGCTATTTTGCAAGTGATTTCGATGATTTTTATGTGGGCTAAAAAGAACGGCACCGACGGCATGAAGGATGCACTCCTCAACATGGCACGCGCCCTCGTTGCCTTCGGCATCATGATTGCAGCCGCCGTTGGACTTGATCACATTTCTGATGATTTCGTCCGCAATGCAGGTTTTGTAACGCTCGTCGTTTACGCTTGCGCCGCAGGTGTAGCACTCTTTACGCTCACGCTCATTGTCCAGCGTTACCTCGGCAGCAAAGACGCGAAGGACATCCTGAACGAGCTCTTAGGAAAGGTTCTCCGCAAGTTGCACCTCGCGCATTAA